TCCTTTTCTATGATAAAATAAACCCTCTGGATGAGGGTTATCGCGGGAGAGGCCAAGGGGAAACCCCTGAAGGCACCTAAGGCCATCCGTCCCACCACGGACCTGGTAAAAGGGGCTATTTTCTCCATGCTGGAGGCCCTGGGTGGGGGGTGGGAGCGGGTCCTGGACCTCTACTCCGGCAGCGGTGCCCTGGGGATTGAGGCCCTCTCCCGGGGGGCGGAGTGGGCCGACTTTGTGGAGAGGGAGCCCAGGAACTGTTCCGTCATAAAGGATAACCTGGAGAAGACGGGGTTCAAGGAGCGTTCTCATGTCTATTGTTGCTCGGTGAAGCGGGCCCTGGAATTTCTGGAAGGGGACTATGACCTGGTGCTGATGGACCCCCCATATGCCATGCCTGGCCTGGAGGGGCTGGTGGGGGAGGTGGCACTCTTCCCCCGCCTCAAGAAGGGGTCTTTCCTGGTTGTGTCCCACTCCTCCCGCACCCCCCTGCCCCCCCAGTTTGGTGGGCTGGCGAGATTAAAGGAGCGCCAGCATGGAGATACCACCATCTCCATCTATCAAAAGGGGGCCCCATGACCGTCGCGGTCTACCCGGGGAGCTTTGACCCGGTGACCAACGGCCATCTGGACATCGCCAGCCGGGCAGCCGGGCTCTTTGACCGCCTTATCCTGGCCGTCTATGAGACCCCGCCCAAGGCCGTCCTTTTCTCTCTCCAGGAGAGGCTGGACATGCTGCGCCGGGCCTGTTCCTCTTTACCTGAGGTGCAGGTGGTGGCCTTCAGCGGGCTCATCATTGACTACTGCCGCCGGGCGGGGGCCAAGGTCATCGTCCGGGGGCTGAGGATGACCTCCGACTTTGAGCGGGAGTTTGAGATGGCCCTCATGAACAAGAACCTGGCCCCGGAGATTGAGGTGGTCTGCCTTATGGCCCGAACCGAGTACCAGTTCCTGAGCTCCAGCCTGGTCAAGGAAGTAGCCGGCCTGGGGGGCTCCATCGAGAGCCTGGTCCCGCCCCACGTGGCTTCAGCCCTCCAGGCTAAGCTTCCCCGGCTGAAGGAAATTCAAACAGGCCAAAAAGGAGGTTAAAGCATGGCGTACAAGATTACCGAGGATTGCATAAACTGCGGCGCCTGTGAGCCGGAATGCCCCAACTCGGCTATCACCGAGGGGGACCCTGTCTATGTGATTGACCCCAATAAGTGCACGGAGTGCATAGGGCACTTTGAAAGCTCACGCTGCGCCGCCGTCTGCCCTGTGGATTGCTGTGTCCCCGACCCCGCCCACAAGGAGACCAAGGAGCAGCTCTTGGCCAGGTTCAAGAAGCTCAACCCCGAGAAGACCCCCAAGCTCTTTAGCTGAAGGGCCGGAGCCCTTCCTCCTCTCAGGCCCTTGAGAAAGGGGCCTTCCTCCTTTTTTTAGGAAAGGAAGCGGTAGAGGAACTGGAGGAGGAGGATGGCGATGAGGGGGGTGATGTCCAGCATGCCGACCCGGGGGACAACCCGCCTCAGGGGGGCCAGGATGGGTTCGGTGATGGTATTGAGAAAGCTTGTTATGGGGTTGGTGGCGGGTAAGGGGAACCAGGAGAGCAGGGCCCTGGCGATGATGGCGAAGGTAAGCACCTGAACCAGATAGCGCAGGTAGGTGTAGAAGAGTTCCAATCTATATCCAGCCGTAGCGCAAGATGGTGATAAGGGCTGATGTGCCTTCAGACATGAGTCTATTTTAGTTCCTTCTGCCCCTATGTCAAGTGGAGACCGGATATGGGATATAATTGAGAAGATATGGAGGAAAGGACCAAAGCCTGGAGGCAGGCCCTGGAGAAGGCGCGGGGGGAGCTTCCGAAGCACAGCCCCTATGTCCTGGGGGCCAAAAGCGGGTGCGACTTCAGGGAAGGGGAGTTCCTTCTTCCCTTCTTCCACAGGAGATACCGCATCTCTTTCCCCAAGGGTGAGGCAAGGGAGGAAGGAGGGGGAGAGCCCGCTATCTGGCTCAGAATCCTTTTCCTCCATTACCTCCTCACCGCCGATGGCACCCCTGTGGCCGATGCCTGGATTGCCTACCGCCATCTGCCCGGGGCGGAGCTCTTTGAGGGCCGTTTCGTGAACATGGCCATAAGGCCCCTGGTCCAGGCTTTTGGCCAGGACCTGGAGGGCTTTAAGCGGGCCGCCGAGGCCCTGGGGGGGGTGCCCATGAGCCGGACCGGGGATGCCGCCTTTTACTTCCTGGCCCTCCCTCATCTCCCAATGGCCTGCGTCCTCTACCTGGGGGATGAAGAGGTCTCCCCCTCGGTAAGTACCCTCTTTGATGCCAGCGCGCCCCATTATCTCCCCACCGAGGACCTTTCCTTGCTGGGGAGCTACCTCTCTCAGGCCCTCAGGAGCCACAGGCAATGCTCTCCCTGATTATCCCTACCTATAACGAGAGGGGGAACATTCGTCCCCTCTGGGAGGGCCTTTGCCGGCACCTGGAGGACTTTGAGGCCATCTTTGTGGATGACAATAGCCCCGATGGCACCGCCCGGGAGATAGAAGGCCTCCAGGACCCCAGGGCCAGGCTCCTTTCCCGGCCCCGGAAGCTGGGGCTGGGCTCGGCGGTGGTAGCGGGCCTGGACCTGGCCCGGGGGGAATATATCGGCATGATGGACGCCGACCTCTCCCACCGCCCCGAGGATGTGGCCAGGCTCTACCGGGCGGCCAGAGAGGCGGATATTACCATCGGCTCCCGCTATGTCCCTGGGGGGAGGATTGTGGGCTGGCCCCCGAGGAGGAAGATTATCAGCCGGGGGGCCACCCTCCTGGCCCGGCTCCTCTTATGGATGAGGGTGAAAGACCCCCTCTCGGGCCTGGCCATCTACCGGCGGGGGGTCCTGGAAGGCCTCCGGGGCAGGCTTTCCCCCCGGGGCTACAAGCTCTTGCTGGAGGTGCTGGCCAGGGACCGGAGAAGCCGGGTCCAGGAGGTGCCCATAACCTTCGTGGAGAGGGCCCACGGCCAGTCCAAGCTGGACCAGGGGGAGTTCACGGCCTTTCTCCGCCTCCTCTGGGAGCTAAGGGGCCGCGGGTCCTGAATCGTTGCCTGAGCGGATGGCACCCCGCAGCTCCCGGGCGAGCTCCCGCTTCAGCTCTTCGGTGACCAGTCTCTGCTTGAGAATCTGCCAGACCACTGGACAGTGCTCACGGGGAACGCCCGCTATTTGATGGAAGGCCTCGTCGATTCTCCTCCTGTTGGCATGGGTCACCACAATGCCCGCCTCGGCAAGGACGTCCTTCATTTGACGGAAATAGCAGGACATCAGGCCCGGGCTCCCCACCACAGCTCCCAGACCTTTCCGAGACATGACACCCCAGGCAAGCTAGCTGGAAACATGGTGACTATTCCGGACTGAGGTGGAGTCCCTCTTTGGCGGGGTCAATGCCAAATACGCTATCAAGCCTAGATTGGGCGGAGAGAAATCATTCGCCAATGTAGGCGATGTCTACGCAAGTTCCTTTCACAATAAACAACCCCGAAGATTCAATATTGATTACGACCTCATCATCTGAAAGAGCCGAGCCTTTTAGTGCAAATATGGGCTTAGTCACTTCTTGTATCTTCGCCACAACGACATACTCACCATATGATTTCTGCATAAAAAGTTTATCCAAAATCTGCCTACCACATTCAAGCTCCAATACGCAATAAAAGCCACTTGCGTAGTCCCAGATGCTAAAGCGAATAAAGGTTATTCCATCGCGATTGAACACATCATCAAGATAAGAATCCCCTCTAAACAAAGTTGGTTTGCCTGTAATCAATCGTTCCTGTGCTTGTAGTGTGTAAGTCAAATTTTCTCCCCAGTCAGTTGTTGCTTGGTATTTGTCTGCAAGCTCTTTGGCAATCTCATTGCCCTTCGTTACTTTTTCCTGCCTAGCTGTATCCACTTTGGAAGAGCCACAGCCAGCCAGAGGAACCAGAACGATTAGCAACATCAAGATGACTGTAAATCGTTTCATGTCTCACCTGCCTTTCTCTTCTTGATTCTTGCCTGGCTTCATACCAGACCTTGCTGAACGCCTTGAGAGCGGGAAGTCCGCCGGCGTTTGCTATCTCAGGCCATATAGAGGTGTTCACTCAAACCGCCCCGTTTCAAAATTGTATGGAGGATAGGGAGTCGGTGACCGACCCGTTACTGGATACTGCTCTGGCATGTATAGGGGATATGGAGTGGGAGACATTCCCGATTGCGGTATAAGGTCATAGAGACCCGTCTCAGGGTTATACGGCCCCCGCTGGAATGGGGGATAGGGGGTGGGGGTAGGATTCCGAGTAGTGAGCGAGGATGCAAACTTACTGTAGACGAGTATGCCCAAAGTTACTGCCAGGATGATGCCGACAGCCAGTGCCAGGGCTACCCAGATGTCATGCCGTCTTAGCTCCTCCACCACTGCCCCAGGATGCCCCACAAGGGCTACCGCAAGCAAGAACAGCACTGCGGCAGCGATATCAATGAATAGCCACAGGTCACGCGACAAGTTAACTGGTGCCAGTGGATTATAAAGGACAGCTACGAAGGCGAATACGCCCACAGCCCAGATATGCCCCAAGCGAAGTCCCAGGATGGCTACAAGCACAGCAGCGAAGCTAACTACCCACCTCAGGAGGGTGTAATATGAATACTCCCTATCCCCCAATGCCCCCAAGAGCATGACAGCAGCCCCGACACCAAACAGGGACAACAAGAGCCTTTGCTGGCGTTCCACATCACACCTCCTTTCCCTCGGCGGGGACCTCTCCTTTTTTGCTTCACCCCAAGGGGGGCCTTGCCCATTTTCGTTCAAAGACGAAAGGCTCGGTCAATTTCCGTCTTGGGATGAGCTTAGCCTCCCCACCACAGCTCCCAGCGCAGTCTCAGCAGCACTCTCAGCATCTTGAGGATGGTGCCGGGGATGCGCACCTTGGACTCCAGGTCCTCGTGCCATTCCACCGGGACTTCCTTGACGCGGTAGCCCTTTTTCTCCGCCCGGAGGAGGAGCTCGGTGTCAAAGGACCAGCCCGGGTCCTTCACCCTGGGCAGGACATCCCGGGCCACCTCCGCCTTCATGGCCTTGAACCCGCACTGGGCGTCCTGGACCTTCGACCTGAAGAGTGCCCTGAAAAGCAGGTTGTATCCCCAGGAGTAGAGGCGGCGGCTGAAGGTGCGCCGTATCCGGGAACCGGCCAGGTAGCGGGAGCCGATGGCAATGTCGTAGCCTTCATCCAGGGCCTGGAGGAGCTGGGGGAAGGCCTCCAGGCCCGTGGCCAGGTCTACATCCATGTAACTGAGTATGCCGGCCTGGCCCTGGAGGAAGGCCTGCTTCAGGGCCCTCCCCCTCCCCTTCACCGGCAGGTGGATGAAGGCCACCTCCGGGTATCCCCTGGAGAGCTGGGCGGCAATCTGGAGGGTGGCATCGGTTGAGCCGTTATCGGCGATAAGGATGCGCCAGGGCCTATCAGCCAGGTGTTCCTTCAGGAAGGAGTGGAGGACCCGGATACACCGGGGGAGGTCTATCTCCTCGTTATAGACCGGGATGACCACCTCCACGCTGTTCTTGCTCTTGCTGTCCAGCTTCTCCACCCTGGGGCCAAAATAGCACCCCTCCTATGCGGTGTCAAGGCTAGTGCTTAGTTGTAATAATTCCCGTCACATAAGTGAGCAGCGACCCTTCGCTTCGCTCAGGGTGACAAGTAGGTCTGTCGGGGTGACAACATAGGTGTGTCATTCTGAGCATAGCGAAGAATCTAGTTTCGCTGATTTCCGCAAGCAAGCACTAGGCTATTGCCCCAGCCTATATCTTGCCCAGGAGCATCAATAGCCCTATCAGGATAAACGCCCCCGCGGCACCTTTGTGGAGATAGCTGGCGGGCACCACTCTTGTCACTGCCTCGCCGAAGAGCACGGCCAAGAGGGTTATAAGCACCAGGGCCGAGGTGGCCCCCAGGAAGACGGGCAGGGGCTTGCCGGTCCTGGCAGCCAGCCCGAGGGTGGCCAGTTGGGTCTTGTCGCCCAGCTCAGCCAGGAAGAGCGTACCGAAGGCAGTGATGATGAGTTTCCAGTCCATTGTCCTCCCCCGTGTTCTTTCTTAAGAGCTCCCGTATTGTATGGCCTGGTGGGATGGCGGGCAATGGCTTCGGCTTTGCTTGACGCTAGGGGCGATAGCTGATAGCATAGCCCCAAATGGAAGAAGCTGTCCTCGGCCTCTTTCCTGTAACGGCCGAGGTCAAGGATAACCATCTTTTCATCGGCGGGTGCGACTCTCTGGCCCTGGCCCAGGAGTTTGGCACCCCCCTCTATGTCTTTGACGAGGAGACCCTTCGCCGTAGCTGCCGGGAGTTCCGGCAGGAGTTCTCGTCCCGCTACCCGGAGACCCAGGTAATCTATGCCTGTAAGGCCCTCCTCCTCCGCCCCCTGGTGCGCCTGCTGATGGAGGAGGGGCTGGGGCTGGATGTGGTCTCCGGGGGGGAGCTGGCGGTGGCCCGGGCGGGCGGTTTCCCCCTGGAGCGGGTCTATTTCCACGGGAACAACAAGTCCCCCCAGGAGCTGGCCCTGGCCCTGGGGGCGGGGGTGGGGCGGGTGGTGGTGGACAACTTCTACGAGCTGGGTCTCCTGGAGGCCGAGGCTAAAAAGGGGGGCCGCCAGCAGGACATAATGCTGAGGTTGTGTCCCGGGGTGGACCCTCACACCCATGCTCATACCACCACGGGGGCGGTGGACAGCAAGTTTGGCTTTGCCATGGAGCAGGGGGAGAAGGCAGTGGCCCAGGCCATGGCCTCCCAACACCTCCGCCTGCTGGGGCTCCACTTCCATCTGGGCTCCCCCATCTTTGAGGTGGAGCCCTACCGAGAAGCCATCCGCCTCGTCCTGGGTTTTGCGGCGGATATGGCAGAAAAGTTCGGCTTTCACCTCCAGGAGTTCAGCCCCGGGGGGGGCTTCGCCATCGCCTATACTCGGGAGCG
This genomic stretch from Chloroflexota bacterium harbors:
- the rsmD gene encoding 16S rRNA (guanine(966)-N(2))-methyltransferase RsmD, whose amino-acid sequence is MRVIAGEAKGKPLKAPKAIRPTTDLVKGAIFSMLEALGGGWERVLDLYSGSGALGIEALSRGAEWADFVEREPRNCSVIKDNLEKTGFKERSHVYCCSVKRALEFLEGDYDLVLMDPPYAMPGLEGLVGEVALFPRLKKGSFLVVSHSSRTPLPPQFGGLARLKERQHGDTTISIYQKGAP
- the coaD gene encoding pantetheine-phosphate adenylyltransferase encodes the protein MTVAVYPGSFDPVTNGHLDIASRAAGLFDRLILAVYETPPKAVLFSLQERLDMLRRACSSLPEVQVVAFSGLIIDYCRRAGAKVIVRGLRMTSDFEREFEMALMNKNLAPEIEVVCLMARTEYQFLSSSLVKEVAGLGGSIESLVPPHVASALQAKLPRLKEIQTGQKGG
- a CDS encoding YfhL family 4Fe-4S dicluster ferredoxin, which gives rise to MAYKITEDCINCGACEPECPNSAITEGDPVYVIDPNKCTECIGHFESSRCAAVCPVDCCVPDPAHKETKEQLLARFKKLNPEKTPKLFS
- a CDS encoding YggT family protein translates to MELFYTYLRYLVQVLTFAIIARALLSWFPLPATNPITSFLNTITEPILAPLRRVVPRVGMLDITPLIAILLLQFLYRFLS
- a CDS encoding DUF3786 domain-containing protein; translated protein: MEERTKAWRQALEKARGELPKHSPYVLGAKSGCDFREGEFLLPFFHRRYRISFPKGEAREEGGGEPAIWLRILFLHYLLTADGTPVADAWIAYRHLPGAELFEGRFVNMAIRPLVQAFGQDLEGFKRAAEALGGVPMSRTGDAAFYFLALPHLPMACVLYLGDEEVSPSVSTLFDASAPHYLPTEDLSLLGSYLSQALRSHRQCSP
- a CDS encoding polyprenol monophosphomannose synthase, which translates into the protein MLSLIIPTYNERGNIRPLWEGLCRHLEDFEAIFVDDNSPDGTAREIEGLQDPRARLLSRPRKLGLGSAVVAGLDLARGEYIGMMDADLSHRPEDVARLYRAAREADITIGSRYVPGGRIVGWPPRRKIISRGATLLARLLLWMRVKDPLSGLAIYRRGVLEGLRGRLSPRGYKLLLEVLARDRRSRVQEVPITFVERAHGQSKLDQGEFTAFLRLLWELRGRGS
- a CDS encoding glycosyltransferase family 2 protein, with the translated sequence MEKLDSKSKNSVEVVIPVYNEEIDLPRCIRVLHSFLKEHLADRPWRILIADNGSTDATLQIAAQLSRGYPEVAFIHLPVKGRGRALKQAFLQGQAGILSYMDVDLATGLEAFPQLLQALDEGYDIAIGSRYLAGSRIRRTFSRRLYSWGYNLLFRALFRSKVQDAQCGFKAMKAEVARDVLPRVKDPGWSFDTELLLRAEKKGYRVKEVPVEWHEDLESKVRIPGTILKMLRVLLRLRWELWWGG
- a CDS encoding TMEM165/GDT1 family protein, translating into MDWKLIITAFGTLFLAELGDKTQLATLGLAARTGKPLPVFLGATSALVLITLLAVLFGEAVTRVVPASYLHKGAAGAFILIGLLMLLGKI
- the lysA gene encoding diaminopimelate decarboxylase translates to MEEAVLGLFPVTAEVKDNHLFIGGCDSLALAQEFGTPLYVFDEETLRRSCREFRQEFSSRYPETQVIYACKALLLRPLVRLLMEEGLGLDVVSGGELAVARAGGFPLERVYFHGNNKSPQELALALGAGVGRVVVDNFYELGLLEAEAKKGGRQQDIMLRLCPGVDPHTHAHTTTGAVDSKFGFAMEQGEKAVAQAMASQHLRLLGLHFHLGSPIFEVEPYREAIRLVLGFAADMAEKFGFHLQEFSPGGGFAIAYTRERPAPPVAYYAEGIAQALLEGLEKHGLPRPRLILEPGRALVGRAAVALYRAGSRKDIPGVRTYVSLDGGMGDNIRPALYGARYEALVANRAGEQPTERVTLAGRFCESGDVLIKDIFLPRVFPGDIVAVPAMGAYSIPMASNYNAAPRPAIVLVKKGRAELWRRRESYQDLMAMDVD